Within Paenibacillus sabinae T27, the genomic segment CGAATTTTGGTTCAGGACGGGTTTAAGACGGCGCCTTACAAGTCGCAAAATATGGCGCTGAACTCCTATGTTACCTTGTGCGGCAAAGAGATCGGCCGGGCGCAGGGCGTTCAGGCGGAAGCCTGCGGGATTACAGCTACAACGGACATGAACCCCATTCTAATCAAACCGACAAGGGATATGACCGCCCAGGTTGTCGTCCACGGCAGGCCGCATGCGGAAATGAGCGCCCGGCGCTACCGTGAAGAGTACCTTCCCATAGCGGGTAGCATTGTGCGGGACGCCCTTGATCGCTTGAAGTCCGAGTATGAGGTAATCGTCATCGAAGGGGCGGGGAGCCCGGCGGAAATCAATTTGAAGGACCGGGATATTGTCAATATGCGGCTCGCGGAGTGGGCGGATGCTCCGGTTGTTCTCGTCGCGGATATCGATCGCGGCGGTGTGTTCGCCTCTATCGTCGGAACGCTGGAGCTGCTTGAAGAGCATGAACGGAGCCGGGTAAAAGGCTTCATTATCAATAAATTCCGGGGGGATATCGCGATCCTGCAGCCCGGGTTGGACTGGCTGGAGCAGCGTACGGGAATACCCGTCCTTGGCGTGGTCCCCCACCTGAACGGGATCGATATCGAGGCCGAGGATTCGGTGGCCCTGGATCACCAGGCGGATAACCTGAATCCGGATGCCGACATCGATGTCGCTGTCATCCGGTTGCCCCGGATTTCCAACTTTACGGATACCGACCCGCTCGGGGCTGAACCGGATGTGCAGGTGCGTTATGTACAGAGTCCGGAGGAACTGGGCAATCCCGATGTCATTTTGCTGCCCGGAACGAAGAACACCCTGGCAGACCTGGGATTTCTGAGGGAATTGGGATTGGCGGAAGCCATTAGCAAAAAGGTCGGACTCGGTACCCGCCTAGTGGGCATTTGCGGCGGATACCAGATGCTAGGTGCGAGACTGAGCGACCCGCATCAAGTGGAGTCGGAGGAAGGTGAAGTGGCTGGGCTTGGATATTTGCCGGCGGAAACGGTCTTTCATCCCGATAAACGAACGGAGCGAGTCCGGGGAATTGTAGCTTGCAAGCATCCGGAATGGCTGGAGCTGCAAGGTATTTCCGTTGAGGGTTACGAAATCCATATGGGCAGGACGGAGAAGCTGAAGCCCATAGAAGGGCTGTTTCAGATCGGCGGTCATGAAGACGGCATGCTGTCGGCTGACGGGAGGATATGGGGCACTTATCTGCACGGGATATTCGAAAACGATGAATTCCGGCGTAAATGGCTCAACCTGATCCGGCAGGAAAAAGGACTTGCCTCTCTTGAAACGGACATTCATTTCCAAAGCCGCAAAACAGCCGCGTTCGACCGATTGGCCGAACATGCCAGAGCGCATCTCGATATCGGCAAGATTTACCGGATTGCCGGATTAAAATGAGAAGGAGCCCGAGCAATCGTGAGAGCGGAAATGGTTCGGGTTCTTTTACTTTTGGTCAAAAACAAACCTTCCAGACAATGGATATTGCGCTAGCGACGAACTGATGTGATCATTATGCTTCAATATTTTTCTAGGAGAAGCTATTATTAGTTTTATTTATCTATGGAGGTACAACGGATGAGAAGCTATTTTGTTAATAATGGATCAGTAGCTTTGCATGTGCTGGAGAATGGAGTTGCTTCTCCTGATGTGCCATCACTTCTGATTATTGGCGGATTATGGGAACCTTCGGAGAGAGCGATCCCCCTTCTGTCTGGGATTTCGAGTCATGTTGTCGCGTTTAGTTTTCGTGGTCGAGGTTTAAGTTCGACGCCCCAATCAGGCTATGATCTTACGGATCATCTTACTGATATTGAAGCGATTGTTAAACATTGTGAACTTCAGAAATACTGCATACTAGGATTTTCTAGAGGAGCATCTTACGCCCTAGGGTGGAGTATACAGAATCAACATAATATGCAGGGTCTTATACTTGTGGACCAACCACCTATACATAGAAGCCTTACAGCAGAAACTGTACAAATGTGGCGTGAACTTGTTTACTTACAGGTTCCTATTTTAAACTTCATGCGCTCGAAAGCGCTTGAGGGGCTGGGAAATGATGCGAAGGAAGTAGACTTTTCTCCGCAATTATCGCAAATACAGTTACCCGTAAGTCTTTTTGTCGGTAAAAATAAGGAATCTGTTATTCCATCGAATATTTTTGATGAAACCTTGCATTTGTATACTCAATCCTTTCCTTCTTGCCAAGTTGTTGACTTTCTGCAGTCTGGACACATGATTCCTGATGAGGAAGAAGATAAGTATATTGCTGAAGTGAACTTATTTATTAAGAAAATCTCAAAATAACTGTAACCTGACTATAAAAGGGGCAACAAGAGTCAATGTTATCGAAAGAAGAAATAAAGGCTTATCTAACAAGATTAGGGATTAACGAAATTCAGCCGCCTACCAAATCCTTTTTAATCGAACTGCATAAAGCTCATGTGAAAAGTATCCCATGGGAAACTGTCGATATTTTTGCCGGAAGACCGGTTTCCATTGATGTTAGAGAATCCGTACAACTTATGATCAACCGCCGAAGCGGTTATTGTTTTCACCTTAATGGAGCGTTTAGCACACTCCTCCGTTCCTTGGGCTATAACGTTTCCTGGCATAGGGCCGGCGTCCAGCCTTCGGGACAAGAACCTCGGGTAGACTCTTTTCACCTTGGATTAACTGTTAATATGGCGAAAGATGAGCAAGAGGAGGAGAGATGGATCATCGATGTTGGCCTGGGCGATATGCCATATGAACCGCTGCCGCTTCATGCAGGAGTCTATGGGCAGGGCCCTTTTACATATAGGGTTAAGGAGTCTGCTGTAGTTAAGAACGGTTGGAGATTGGAACATGATCCTCTGTCCTCGTTTCCCGGAGTGGATTATGCGCCTGAGGTTGTGCTTGATATGGAAGAGTTTAAGCTGAAACACGATTATTACAGCCGAGCAGCGGATTCGCCATGGTTGAATCTGTTTCTTATCAGGCACAGGCACGGTGAGGGAAGCAATGAACTTAGAGGTTGTATCTGGAGTAAGCGGGAGAACAGGAATGTTGAGACGACCGAAATACTTACAAAATCCCATTGGCTTGAAGTACTAGGGGAGATTTTTGGTGAACACCTGGTTAACTATTCCAGCCAAGAGCGGGATAATTTATGGAAGAAGGTACTGAAAAATCATGAAGAATGGAACAAATCGAAGGGGAACTAAGACGGCTGCATGGTTTATTTGATTGCTCTTTAAGACATGATGTATTATGGAAATAACAAATTTAAAATAAAGGAGCTTGCTCAATGGCTGTTAACGCTTATCTGAATTTTAATGGCAATTGCCGAGAGGCTGTAGAATTCTACGCCAAGGTGTTCGGGACGGAGAAACCTAACCTGATGACGTTTGGGGAAGCGCCTCCCAACCCGGAATACCCGCTCCCGGACGAAGCGAAAAAACTGATCATGCATGCCCAGCTTGACATTTTTGGCAGTCATGTGATGTTTTCCGATGTGTTCCCCGGCATGCCTTTTACAGTAGGCAGTAATATCAGCCTTGCGCTTGTGTCTAACGACATCGAAGCCTTGAAATCCGCTTTTGCAGGGCTTAAAGAAGGCGGACAAGTAGGCATGGAGCTGCAAGAAACCTTTTGGAGCAAGTGTTACGGAAGTTTGTCGGACAAGTTCGGCGTGACATGGCAGTTCAACCATGGTGAAGTATAGCAGATAGAGTTACAGTTGGGGAGTCCGTCGCTTCCATGACAAAAGAAAGGCCGCGTCCATGTGACCGCGGCTTTTCTTGTTAATTCAGCGTTCTTGCCGGCAGAAACAGCGCCGGATTGATCTCTACGCCTTGATGTTCATAATAGCCCTGGCCTCCGCCCGTTCTGATCCATTTCAAACTGTCAAAAGAAACCAGAACCGTCTTCGTTCGTCTGCCCTTCATGCGGCTTCTTTTTTTGGAGACGGGTTTTGCCTGAGGAACCCTCTTTACTGTTCGTCTCATGGTGGTTTTTGAAGCTGTACCATACATCCGTTTCCGGTATCTCTTCATACTCTTCGTTTTGCGTTTTCTGATTTTTCTTTTTGCTGCAGCCGGGAGCGCCGGAGCAGAAGCTGGAGCTAGAGCTAGAGCTGGAAGCGCCGGAGCAAGACGAAGCTGAAAAGAATTCACTTGAAAAGGATTTACTTGAACCGGATGCATTTCAATCCGGGGCGCTTCAGCCGGCATCCATTTCGGAACGCTGTTTTCCGCCGTTTTTCCAGATTGACGTTTTCCCCAAGGCGTCAGGTCAAGGTAATACTGGTACAGCTTCCAACCTGAGGAATCCTCCTTCCAGCATTTATCCTCACCGGCAAAATGGACGATTTTATTATTAAAATCATAATCCGTGATGGTCGCGCTGAACCAATTAAACCGCTGGTCGAGCGGCAGGTAATTCCCCCCGAACACGGCATTCAAGGCATCCTGATCGGGCATAGCCGTATCGGGATGTTTTTGCAAAAAATTCAGCGTTTCTTCGTACCAATTCTCATGGCTGCGAATACGATTTAAATCAAATACAATAACCCCTGAGTTAAAATAATGATCCGGATTCAGTCCCTTCGAGCTGATAATCTGGGGGATCCCCATGATGCCCTGATCCTTGGCGGCGGCCAACTCATAATTTCCCAAATCGGATTGCCACAATTCTTCGATGTCCAGATTCACCAATACATCGCAGTCCAGATAAATCATTTTGTCTACAGGTATGATAGCGGGGAGAAGCAGGCGGTACATGCAGGCCTCCGTCCAGATGCCAATCGAAGCGATTCCCTTCATTACCTGAAGCATGTCCTCGGGTAAAGTGATGTGATAAAACTGGATCATTCCGTTATAGTCGGTAGTCAAATCCAGCAGCCGCTGCTTGTTATCTTCGGTTAAAGTCTCATCATGCAAAATATGAACATTAACGGGGACGCTCGTATTGTGGAATACGGACGCCAGAACGACTCCGGCATGCTCGGCGTACTTCCCATCCTTGTCTTGAAAAGCCAGGACCAGTTCGATCATCGGATTATCCTCCATTACGTTATTTGTGGGAATGTACCATAATATACGTTTGCGGAGTACCGGGGGATTAGGGCATTTTCACCAAGCAATTCACCCAATTTATCTGCAGGTGCCCGATCCTCTAAACGAAATCTGCATAAAAAAACTGCACAGCCGCTATCACTGTGCAGTTTCATTCTATATTAAAGAGTCTGCTGGTGCTGTGGTTTCAAAAGTGGGTTTTGGTGGTTTCCGTATAGCTGTTTAATTACGTCTTCGATTTTGGGCTCCTGGACGGTCAGATTATGGATATCGATCAGGTCGGTGAGCTGCTTGATCATGGGGGCGACCTGCTTGTCGTCTTCAATCCGAAAGAACAGCTGGCTGTCTTCCCTCCGTTCGACAGGCGGCCCATTCCAGGCGGCTTCGTCCCAATTCGGCGCATCTACGACAAGATAGCGAAAGCCTCCGAACTCAGCGGTCATGACCTCCGTGCTGCCGTCGAACAGGATTTGTCCTTTGTCGATGAAGATGACTCTATGGCATAATTTTTCGATATCGTCCATGTTATGCGTCGTTAAGATGATGGTGATTTCTTTCTCTTTGTTGATCTTTTGCAGAAAGGATTGGATTTTCTCCTTGGCCATGATGTCAAGTCCGATTGTCGGTTCGTCGAGAAAAAGAATTTCCGGCTCATGCAGCAGGGCAGCCGCAATGTCCCCGCGCATTCGCTGCCCGAGGCTGAGCTGGCGTACCGGCGTGGAAAGGAAAGACGACATGTCGAGAATATCGGTCAACATCTCCAGATTGCGGCGGAAGCGATCCTCGGGAACATCGTATATTTTGCCAAGGAGCTTAAAGGATTCGATTAGCGGCAAATCCCACCAGAGCTGGGTCCGCTGTCCGAACACGACGCCGATATTCCCCGCGTGCTGCTTGCGGTTCTTATGCGGTTCCAGGCCTTTGACATGAACGGTTCCAGAAGTGGGTACAAGCACGCCGGACAGCATTTTGATGGTGGTCGATTTTCCGGCTCCGTTCGGGCCGATATAGCCGACGATATCCCCTTTGCGTACGGTGAATGATACACGGTCAACTACATTTTTGGTCTCCTTTTTCATGGAGAAGACGGATTTGAGCAGCTTGAATGAGCCTTCCGGCTTTTTCCTGGAATGAAATTGTCTCACTAAATGGTCCGCTACGATAATGTCCAATTAAGATCCCGCTCCTTTATAGGCGTTTAAGCTTTTTGTCCATACGAAGTAAGTGACCAAGACCAGGACCAGCGCCACCAGCGGCGTAAAGTAAATTAACAGGGGAGAGAATGCGCCGTCCGGCCGGTTTCCCAGTAAAAAGGAAGAAGGATAGTAGCTGATGAACGCGACAGGCAGAATGAAAGTCAGCAGAACCTGCAAGCTGCGGTTATAAATGGACAGCGGATAACGCGTGAACTGCGCAAGCAGCTGATCCAGAATATGGCGCATCGCCCCGCCCTGCAGCGTCCAGAACACCATGCAGCCGATCAGCATCTGCAGTGACCATTCGATGGCTGCGCCGCTGATGACGATTACCAGCAGATAGGCAATCTTCCCAAGCGTCCAGTCCGGAATATGAGCCATGGATATGGCGAGCCCGATAAGGCCTGCCAGCATATCGCCGAATCCGTAGATTTGAATGTTGAAGGCGGCGAAGGAGAACAGCGGGTTAAGCGGCCTGACGAGAAAACGGTCGAATTCACCGTTCCGGATCAGCGAATCGAGAAACCAGCATTGCACAAAAAAAGCGATGAAAATGCCGTGGGTCGTCCGCCAGAGCGAAGTCATGAAAATGAGTTCATATGTACTCCAGCCGTTAATGATCGGGACCTTCTGAGTGATGACCCAGGACACCAGAATGAAGGACAGCCCGAGAAACGTAATGCTCAGCACACCGATGGCGAAATTCAGCGGATAGGCCATGTGCGAGCGCAAATTTGCCGATTGCATGGCAAGATACAGCTTGATATGTCTGCCGATCAATGGGACACACTCCTCACTTGTGTTTTAACCTCCCGAAATGACCAGCTTCCGCTGGACCCCCGCAAGAATCAGCCTGCTCAGCAGCAGCAGGGCCAGACACCACGCCGCCTGAAAGGCAAGCTGCTCCCAGACGGCGGTTCCCGTTATTTTTCCGATAAATAAGGACAAAGGAATATTGAAGATTCCCTGAAAAGGAAGCCAGGAGAGGAACCGGGCGACCGCGTCCGGGAAGAACCAGAGCGGAACCATCGCACCGGAACAAATGTCGGTGATAACGGTCTTAAACATATCGATTCCCCACGTCTCCGTAAACAGGACAGCCGTCATGCCGACGATAAAATTGATCAAGAAGGACAGCAGAAAAGCAAGCAGAACGCTTGCCGCGAAAGCGGCGGCCTGCAGGCCGACCGGATAATCGACGGGGAAAAACAAAAGAATCGCAATCAACTGCGGAATAACGGCATAAATCAAATTGAACACGAAGACGCCGACCGCTTTGGAGAAGTGCATCCATTCATAGTCCCACGGCTTCTGCATATCGAACACGATGGAGCCGTCTCTGACTTTGTCGCTGATTTCATAAGAGATGGAAGGGGGGAGGAGGGCGAACAGGATGACGGATAGCATTGCGTAGGTCTGCATTCCCTGCGAAGTCACTCCCGTGGACAGGACGAGGCCTTGCCCGTTCTCGTAAATGGCCTTCCACGCTTCCCTGAAAGCGATTACCAAAATAAAAGAGTTCACTACGCGAAGCAGCAAATCGAACTTATAGACCTGCGTGTTTTTCAGCGTGGTTATCGTATAAGCGGCATATTTCCCCACAGCACCACTCTCCCCCAAAATGGATGATTCAACCAGTAAATGCATTTCGATATTTTAGCATTGATCAGTCGCCGAGGCTTTCAAATTTTTCGGAAAAAGCTTTATAACATTCTCGGCCCGGCACCTTCTGAAGGATACCCTGCATATCCTAATCCAACGGCATAACTTTTAGGCTGCATTAAGAAGGACGATAGGAGTCCAAGCAAAAGAAAAGAGGGGAATGATGAACAGCTACCGCTGTGAGTGGAGAGGTCCTGTTAAGAAAAAGAGCGGGCTGGGTATCGCCAGCCGTGCCTATGTACGGGGGCTGCGCAGACAAGGTGTGGAAGTGCAGGTTGGCGCCGGAGCGTTAAAGCGCCCGGGAGCCCGGCGTTCAGCTGTCAAGAAAGTGCTGATCTGCCATCACCCGCCGCACCATGTCCATATCAAACAAGAGAGAAAGCATTACGACTATGTCATCCTCAACACCGTCTGGGAGACAACGCGGATTCCAAACAGCTGGAAGCCTCACATGAATAAATTTGATGCGGTCTTTGTGCCCACGCGTCATAACAAGGAAGCCCTCCTAAAGAGCGGAGTTAAGGTTCCAATCTTCATCGTGCCTCATGGCGTGGATACGAAGGGATACCGTCCGGGGAATCCCAAGCTGAACATCCCGGAGAGCAAAGGGAGATTCGTATTTGTATCCGTCTTTGGATTTCAGCACCGCAAGAATCCGGAAGGGCTGCTTCGGGCGTATTGGGAGGAGTTCTCCGCCAGAGATTCCGTGCTGCTTGTTATCAAGACCAACGGCTACAGTTCCCATGAGAATGAGGCCTGGATCAAGCAGCGAATTGCCGGCTATAAGAAAAAGCTCGGTTATGGCAAAAGCACCGCTCCCGTCAAGATCATCGGCAGACAGCTCACTCCCGGACAGATGAAAGGAATGTTTACGCTGGGAAATGCTTTTGTTCTTCCAACCAGAGGAGAAGGCGTAGGTCTGCCGTTTCTTGAAGCAATGGCCAGCGGTATTCCGGTTATTGCTACTGGATGGGGAGGCCAAATGGATTTCTTGAACAGCCAAAATTCATTTCTGGTGGAGTACATGCTTCAGAACCCGGCGGTTAGCATGAGAAGCAGACACGCCATATCGCGCAAATTTCATGAACTGTTCGCGCAGCAGGGGCAGCTATGGGCGGAGCCCCGGCTGCAAAGCCTCAAAAAGCAGATGAGAACCGCCTATCAGAATCCCCGTCTTTGCAAGAAAAAAGGGCAGCAGGGACGCAAGGCTGCGCTCGGGCTTTCCTGGGACCGGTCGGGCCGGGTGATGAAGCAGGCCATCGAGCAGGTAATCGGAAGAAAGAAATAGGAAGTGCTGTGCGGGCCGCCGGCAAACACAAGGGATTAACGTGTGTCCGGCGGCTTTAAGCTTTGTATTTCCCTGTGCTATACTGGAGTTTGCAATGGAAAATTTATGATAAAAGAAGGCGAGGGAACTTATGAACTACAGAACGCTTGGAAGAACGGGTCTGAAAGTATCTGAAGTCGGTTTTGGAGCCTGGGGAATTGGCAAGACGTCATGGATCGGCGCGGATGATCAAGAATCGCTGGGTGCGCTGAACCGGTCGGTTGAGCTTGGTTTGAATTTTATCGATACGGCGCTCGGATACGGGGACGGTCACAGCGAGCAGCTGGTCGGACAAGTCGTCCGGGAGCATGCGGGGAACATCTATGTAGCGACCAAGATCCCGCCGAAGAACAGACAGTGGCCCGCGCGCAGCGGTGTGCCGGCTGAGGAGACGTTCACAAAGGAGCATGTGATTTCCAGCACGGAGCAGAGCCTGCGCAACCTGGGGCTGGAGACAATTGATGTTCAGCAGTTCCACGTCTGG encodes:
- a CDS encoding cobyric acid synthase, which produces MFQGTASDVGKSIITTAICRILVQDGFKTAPYKSQNMALNSYVTLCGKEIGRAQGVQAEACGITATTDMNPILIKPTRDMTAQVVVHGRPHAEMSARRYREEYLPIAGSIVRDALDRLKSEYEVIVIEGAGSPAEINLKDRDIVNMRLAEWADAPVVLVADIDRGGVFASIVGTLELLEEHERSRVKGFIINKFRGDIAILQPGLDWLEQRTGIPVLGVVPHLNGIDIEAEDSVALDHQADNLNPDADIDVAVIRLPRISNFTDTDPLGAEPDVQVRYVQSPEELGNPDVILLPGTKNTLADLGFLRELGLAEAISKKVGLGTRLVGICGGYQMLGARLSDPHQVESEEGEVAGLGYLPAETVFHPDKRTERVRGIVACKHPEWLELQGISVEGYEIHMGRTEKLKPIEGLFQIGGHEDGMLSADGRIWGTYLHGIFENDEFRRKWLNLIRQEKGLASLETDIHFQSRKTAAFDRLAEHARAHLDIGKIYRIAGLK
- a CDS encoding alpha/beta fold hydrolase; the protein is MRSYFVNNGSVALHVLENGVASPDVPSLLIIGGLWEPSERAIPLLSGISSHVVAFSFRGRGLSSTPQSGYDLTDHLTDIEAIVKHCELQKYCILGFSRGASYALGWSIQNQHNMQGLILVDQPPIHRSLTAETVQMWRELVYLQVPILNFMRSKALEGLGNDAKEVDFSPQLSQIQLPVSLFVGKNKESVIPSNIFDETLHLYTQSFPSCQVVDFLQSGHMIPDEEEDKYIAEVNLFIKKISK
- a CDS encoding arylamine N-acetyltransferase family protein, with translation MLSKEEIKAYLTRLGINEIQPPTKSFLIELHKAHVKSIPWETVDIFAGRPVSIDVRESVQLMINRRSGYCFHLNGAFSTLLRSLGYNVSWHRAGVQPSGQEPRVDSFHLGLTVNMAKDEQEEERWIIDVGLGDMPYEPLPLHAGVYGQGPFTYRVKESAVVKNGWRLEHDPLSSFPGVDYAPEVVLDMEEFKLKHDYYSRAADSPWLNLFLIRHRHGEGSNELRGCIWSKRENRNVETTEILTKSHWLEVLGEIFGEHLVNYSSQERDNLWKKVLKNHEEWNKSKGN
- a CDS encoding VOC family protein, translating into MAVNAYLNFNGNCREAVEFYAKVFGTEKPNLMTFGEAPPNPEYPLPDEAKKLIMHAQLDIFGSHVMFSDVFPGMPFTVGSNISLALVSNDIEALKSAFAGLKEGGQVGMELQETFWSKCYGSLSDKFGVTWQFNHGEV
- a CDS encoding glycosyltransferase family 8 protein, with product MIELVLAFQDKDGKYAEHAGVVLASVFHNTSVPVNVHILHDETLTEDNKQRLLDLTTDYNGMIQFYHITLPEDMLQVMKGIASIGIWTEACMYRLLLPAIIPVDKMIYLDCDVLVNLDIEELWQSDLGNYELAAAKDQGIMGIPQIISSKGLNPDHYFNSGVIVFDLNRIRSHENWYEETLNFLQKHPDTAMPDQDALNAVFGGNYLPLDQRFNWFSATITDYDFNNKIVHFAGEDKCWKEDSSGWKLYQYYLDLTPWGKRQSGKTAENSVPKWMPAEAPRIEMHPVQVNPFQVNSFQLRLAPALPALALAPASAPALPAAAKRKIRKRKTKSMKRYRKRMYGTASKTTMRRTVKRVPQAKPVSKKRSRMKGRRTKTVLVSFDSLKWIRTGGGQGYYEHQGVEINPALFLPARTLN
- a CDS encoding ABC transporter ATP-binding protein; amino-acid sequence: MDIIVADHLVRQFHSRKKPEGSFKLLKSVFSMKKETKNVVDRVSFTVRKGDIVGYIGPNGAGKSTTIKMLSGVLVPTSGTVHVKGLEPHKNRKQHAGNIGVVFGQRTQLWWDLPLIESFKLLGKIYDVPEDRFRRNLEMLTDILDMSSFLSTPVRQLSLGQRMRGDIAAALLHEPEILFLDEPTIGLDIMAKEKIQSFLQKINKEKEITIILTTHNMDDIEKLCHRVIFIDKGQILFDGSTEVMTAEFGGFRYLVVDAPNWDEAAWNGPPVERREDSQLFFRIEDDKQVAPMIKQLTDLIDIHNLTVQEPKIEDVIKQLYGNHQNPLLKPQHQQTL
- a CDS encoding ABC transporter permease, with product MIGRHIKLYLAMQSANLRSHMAYPLNFAIGVLSITFLGLSFILVSWVITQKVPIINGWSTYELIFMTSLWRTTHGIFIAFFVQCWFLDSLIRNGEFDRFLVRPLNPLFSFAAFNIQIYGFGDMLAGLIGLAISMAHIPDWTLGKIAYLLVIVISGAAIEWSLQMLIGCMVFWTLQGGAMRHILDQLLAQFTRYPLSIYNRSLQVLLTFILPVAFISYYPSSFLLGNRPDGAFSPLLIYFTPLVALVLVLVTYFVWTKSLNAYKGAGS
- a CDS encoding ABC transporter permease produces the protein MGKYAAYTITTLKNTQVYKFDLLLRVVNSFILVIAFREAWKAIYENGQGLVLSTGVTSQGMQTYAMLSVILFALLPPSISYEISDKVRDGSIVFDMQKPWDYEWMHFSKAVGVFVFNLIYAVIPQLIAILLFFPVDYPVGLQAAAFAASVLLAFLLSFLINFIVGMTAVLFTETWGIDMFKTVITDICSGAMVPLWFFPDAVARFLSWLPFQGIFNIPLSLFIGKITGTAVWEQLAFQAAWCLALLLLSRLILAGVQRKLVISGG
- a CDS encoding glycosyltransferase, whose protein sequence is MMNSYRCEWRGPVKKKSGLGIASRAYVRGLRRQGVEVQVGAGALKRPGARRSAVKKVLICHHPPHHVHIKQERKHYDYVILNTVWETTRIPNSWKPHMNKFDAVFVPTRHNKEALLKSGVKVPIFIVPHGVDTKGYRPGNPKLNIPESKGRFVFVSVFGFQHRKNPEGLLRAYWEEFSARDSVLLVIKTNGYSSHENEAWIKQRIAGYKKKLGYGKSTAPVKIIGRQLTPGQMKGMFTLGNAFVLPTRGEGVGLPFLEAMASGIPVIATGWGGQMDFLNSQNSFLVEYMLQNPAVSMRSRHAISRKFHELFAQQGQLWAEPRLQSLKKQMRTAYQNPRLCKKKGQQGRKAALGLSWDRSGRVMKQAIEQVIGRKK